The Campylobacter sp. CN_NE2 genome contains a region encoding:
- a CDS encoding phosphorylase family protein: MIICAGSVESFKFAVPIGIGLVESAINLTKILSQNSSNLPSEIIFIGSCGLYKNGKILEIYESKIAVNDEISALLKLSYSPIQAKFNGDVSHETIITNSSNFITTDKNSAEIFFQKGYFLENMEFYSVVKVAEIFKIPCLGIFCATNFCDENAHNDFIKNYAKAKEKLENYLKQKGKI, from the coding sequence TTGATTATCTGTGCAGGAAGTGTTGAGAGCTTTAAATTTGCCGTTCCTATCGGTATTGGACTAGTCGAAAGCGCGATAAATTTGACAAAAATTTTATCGCAAAATTCGTCAAATTTACCAAGCGAAATCATTTTTATAGGCTCTTGCGGGCTTTATAAAAACGGAAAAATTTTAGAAATTTATGAGAGTAAAATCGCTGTAAATGACGAAATATCGGCACTTTTAAAGCTTTCATATTCGCCGATACAGGCTAAATTTAACGGCGATGTTTCACATGAAACAATCATAACAAATTCATCAAATTTTATAACGACAGATAAAAATTCGGCTGAAATTTTCTTTCAAAAAGGTTATTTTTTAGAAAATATGGAATTTTACTCTGTCGTCAAAGTCGCCGAGATTTTTAAAATTCCTTGTCTAGGAATTTTTTGTGCGACGAATTTTTGCGATGAAAACGCACATAATGACTTTATAAAAAACTATGCAAAAGCCAAAGAAAAGCTAGAAAATTACTTAAAACAAAAAGGCAAAATTTGA
- the hisF gene encoding imidazole glycerol phosphate synthase subunit HisF — protein MNNFAKRIIPCLDVNNGRVVKGVNFVNLIDAGDPVEVAKIYNDSGADELCFLDITASFENRDTIVHVVESVAKQLFIPLTVGGGIRKIDDISRLLNVGCDKVSINSAAISNPNLIDEAAKKFGSQCVVVALDVKKTGNSYNIFIHGGRTDTGIDAYKWAKEVESRGAGEILLTSMDADGTKNGFDLEVTGKISKMLKIPVIASGGAGNMEHIKEAFECGADAALAASIFHFGEIEICDLKKYLAKNGIKVRV, from the coding sequence TTGAATAATTTCGCAAAAAGAATAATCCCTTGCCTTGATGTAAATAACGGCAGAGTGGTAAAAGGCGTAAATTTCGTAAATCTAATCGACGCAGGAGACCCCGTCGAAGTCGCTAAAATCTACAACGACAGCGGTGCTGATGAGCTTTGTTTTTTAGATATAACTGCTAGTTTTGAAAACCGCGATACTATCGTGCATGTGGTCGAAAGCGTGGCAAAACAGCTTTTTATACCGCTAACCGTGGGTGGTGGAATTCGCAAGATTGACGATATTTCAAGGCTTTTAAATGTCGGTTGCGACAAGGTTAGCATTAACTCAGCCGCCATTTCAAATCCAAATTTAATCGACGAAGCAGCGAAAAAATTCGGCTCTCAATGTGTCGTGGTTGCTCTTGATGTCAAAAAAACCGGAAATAGCTATAACATTTTTATCCACGGCGGTCGCACGGATACGGGGATTGACGCCTATAAATGGGCAAAAGAAGTAGAATCTCGTGGTGCTGGGGAGATTTTGCTAACTTCTATGGACGCGGACGGCACCAAAAACGGCTTTGACTTGGAAGTTACGGGTAAAATTAGCAAAATGCTAAAAATCCCTGTCATCGCAAGTGGGGGAGCAGGAAATATGGAGCATATCAAAGAAGCCTTTGAGTGCGGGGCTGATGCGGCACTCGCGGCTAGTATTTTTCACTTTGGCGAGATAGAAATTTGCGATTTGAAAAAATATTTGGCTAAAAACGGCATAAAGGTGCGAGTTTGA
- a CDS encoding RluA family pseudouridine synthase: MAYEKFSLGKFTNRRIFEILLGLGHDMKGAQRLCDKGRVLDGSGVVMAKNSVANGEIFLIDYKCEPVGLRPIFECEEFAVFDKPSGVLSHPNGRGCKYSLYDEIWSLYGRSAAVVHRLDKETSGVILVAKNLASLNALKMLFENRAVKKSYFALVSGRVEREFVIDEPISESLETDEVAIKMRICENGKKAITEIYPIEYFSEFNATFVRAVPLTGRQHQIRLHLFHVKHKILGDPLYGTDTATFEAILDEKLSVCERINLTGASRLCLHAANLSFEFNGQIYDIQTKADFKSEFLKALKF, translated from the coding sequence ATGGCGTATGAGAAATTTAGTTTAGGCAAATTTACAAATCGGCGGATTTTTGAAATTTTGCTGGGCTTGGGGCACGATATGAAAGGCGCTCAAAGGCTGTGTGATAAGGGCAGGGTGCTGGACGGCTCAGGCGTGGTAATGGCGAAAAACAGCGTGGCAAATGGGGAGATTTTTTTGATAGATTATAAATGTGAGCCTGTTGGACTGCGACCGATTTTTGAATGCGAAGAATTCGCCGTATTTGACAAGCCTAGCGGAGTGCTTTCTCACCCAAACGGCAGAGGTTGCAAATATTCGCTTTATGATGAAATTTGGTCGCTTTACGGGCGAAGTGCGGCGGTCGTGCATAGGCTCGATAAAGAGACAAGCGGCGTGATACTGGTCGCAAAAAATTTGGCTAGTTTAAATGCGTTGAAAATGCTTTTTGAAAATAGGGCGGTGAAAAAATCATATTTTGCTTTGGTGAGCGGGAGAGTTGAGCGAGAATTTGTAATCGATGAGCCAATAAGCGAGAGTTTAGAAACTGACGAAGTGGCGATAAAAATGCGAATTTGCGAAAACGGCAAAAAGGCGATAACTGAGATTTATCCGATAGAATATTTTAGCGAATTTAATGCGACTTTTGTTCGAGCTGTGCCACTGACTGGAAGACAGCATCAAATTCGTTTGCATTTGTTTCATGTGAAACACAAAATTTTAGGCGACCCGCTTTACGGGACTGACACGGCGACTTTTGAAGCGATTTTGGACGAGAAATTAAGCGTGTGTGAGCGGATAAATTTAACAGGCGCTTCTAGGCTTTGCTTACATGCGGCGAATTTGAGTTTTGAATTTAACGGACAAATTTATGATATTCAAACAAAGGCTGATTTTAAAAGCGAGTTTTTGAAAGCGTTAAAATTTTGA
- the purB gene encoding adenylosuccinate lyase — protein MVERYARKIMKDKWTQFAKYDAWLKVELAAVKAWNKLGFIPDDDCEKICKNAKFSVERIDEIEKTTKHDVIAFLTSVSESLGEESRFVHYGMTSSDCIDTAVALQIKDSLDLIIADIEALKTAIKNQAMKHKNTLMVGRSHGIHGEPITFGLVLAIWHDEINRALELIKHAYGVISIGQISGAMGNFAHAPLELEELVCQNLGLKPAPASNQVIQRDRYAQVMNALAILASSCEKIAVAIRHYQRTEVYECEEYFAPGQKGSSAMPHKRNPVLSENVTGLCRVLRSYAIPAMENVALWHERDISHSSVERFILPDGFVTADFMLNRLANLIENLVVYPENMMKNLNLTGGLVFSQRVLLELPKKGLSREEAYKIVQRNAMKVWADLQEGKKAIDENGASLYLQNLLADDDLRKALSEDEIKACFDYGYYTKNVDKIFARVFG, from the coding sequence ATGGTAGAGCGATACGCACGAAAAATTATGAAAGACAAATGGACGCAGTTTGCCAAATACGACGCTTGGCTAAAAGTCGAACTAGCCGCAGTCAAGGCGTGGAACAAGCTTGGCTTTATCCCTGATGATGATTGCGAAAAAATCTGCAAAAACGCTAAATTTAGCGTCGAACGCATAGACGAAATCGAAAAAACGACAAAGCACGATGTGATTGCGTTTTTAACCAGCGTGAGCGAGAGCTTGGGCGAAGAGAGCAGATTTGTGCATTATGGTATGACAAGTAGCGATTGTATCGATACGGCTGTGGCATTGCAGATAAAAGATAGCTTGGATTTGATTATCGCTGACATCGAAGCCCTAAAAACGGCAATCAAAAATCAAGCGATGAAACACAAAAATACGCTTATGGTAGGCAGAAGCCACGGTATTCACGGCGAACCGATAACTTTTGGCTTAGTTTTAGCAATTTGGCACGATGAGATAAATCGTGCATTAGAACTTATAAAACACGCTTATGGCGTCATAAGTATCGGTCAAATCAGCGGTGCAATGGGAAATTTCGCTCACGCTCCATTAGAACTTGAAGAGCTAGTTTGCCAAAATCTAGGCTTAAAACCAGCCCCGGCATCAAACCAAGTCATACAAAGAGATCGCTACGCGCAAGTGATGAACGCTTTGGCAATTTTGGCTTCAAGTTGCGAGAAAATCGCCGTAGCAATCCGCCACTACCAAAGAACAGAAGTTTATGAGTGTGAAGAGTATTTTGCCCCCGGACAAAAGGGAAGCTCGGCAATGCCACACAAACGAAATCCGGTTCTTAGCGAAAATGTAACGGGGCTTTGCAGGGTTTTAAGAAGTTATGCGATACCTGCTATGGAAAATGTCGCTTTGTGGCACGAAAGAGACATTAGCCACAGCTCAGTTGAGAGATTTATACTGCCAGATGGCTTTGTAACGGCGGATTTTATGCTAAATCGCCTTGCAAATTTGATCGAAAATTTAGTCGTTTATCCTGAAAATATGATGAAAAATCTAAATTTAACAGGCGGATTAGTTTTTTCACAAAGAGTTTTGCTAGAACTGCCTAAAAAAGGGCTATCGCGCGAAGAAGCCTACAAAATCGTGCAAAGAAATGCGATGAAAGTTTGGGCTGATTTGCAAGAAGGCAAAAAAGCTATCGATGAAAACGGAGCTAGTTTGTATCTGCAAAATTTACTAGCCGACGACGACCTAAGAAAAGCTTTGAGCGAAGACGAGATTAAAGCGTGTTTTGATTATGGATATTACACCAAAAATGTGGATAAGATTTTCGCTCGTGTGTTTGGGTAG
- a CDS encoding YbaK/EbsC family protein, whose product MAIDKVREYFKTNGIKNEILEFEVSSATVDLAAKAVGCEPCEIAKTLSFDLKGRAILIVTAGDTKIDNQKFKAHFGTKAKMLSPEMVVKLVGHEIGGVCPFGINDGMEVFLDSSLRRFSSVYPACGSSNSAVKMTIAELEKYSNSSGWIEVCKICE is encoded by the coding sequence ATGGCAATCGATAAGGTTAGAGAATATTTTAAAACTAACGGCATAAAAAACGAAATTTTGGAATTTGAAGTATCGTCTGCCACAGTGGATTTGGCGGCAAAGGCTGTGGGTTGCGAACCTTGCGAAATCGCAAAAACGCTGTCGTTTGATTTAAAGGGCAGGGCGATTTTAATCGTAACGGCAGGGGATACCAAAATCGACAATCAAAAATTCAAAGCTCACTTTGGCACAAAGGCTAAAATGCTAAGCCCCGAAATGGTGGTAAAGTTAGTCGGACACGAAATCGGCGGAGTTTGCCCCTTTGGCATAAATGACGGCATGGAAGTTTTCCTAGATAGTTCGCTTAGGCGTTTTTCCAGCGTTTATCCAGCCTGTGGAAGCTCAAATAGTGCCGTTAAAATGACAATCGCCGAACTTGAAAAATACTCAAATTCAAGCGGTTGGATTGAAGTTTGTAAGATTTGCGAGTAA
- a CDS encoding KpsF/GutQ family sugar-phosphate isomerase yields the protein MGILENAKEVLKLEANELLRHAELIGGEIERAVNLILECKGKLIVTGVGKSGHIGAKIAATLASTGTPSFFMHPTEALHGDLGMVGKDDLVLAISFSGESEELVRILPHIKRFGVKIIAMASNKNSSLGRICDEFISLKIEKEACPLGAAPTVSTTLTLALGDALAVCLMSERKFQKEDFANFHPGGSLGKRLYLKVADVMRTNDLPIVSESVSLKEAINAMTHGKLGTVLLTNTNGKLTAILSDGDLRRALMSENFSLEESAIKFATKSPKTIENSQILASKALEMIENFKIQLLAVTDENGTPIGTVHIHDLKNIGL from the coding sequence ATGGGCATTTTAGAAAACGCAAAAGAGGTTTTAAAGCTCGAAGCAAACGAGCTTTTACGCCACGCAGAGCTTATCGGGGGCGAAATCGAAAGAGCGGTAAATTTGATTTTAGAGTGCAAAGGCAAACTAATCGTAACAGGCGTGGGAAAAAGTGGTCATATCGGCGCGAAAATCGCTGCCACTTTGGCAAGCACCGGCACTCCGTCATTTTTTATGCATCCCACAGAAGCACTGCACGGCGATTTGGGAATGGTCGGCAAAGATGATTTGGTTTTGGCAATAAGTTTTAGTGGCGAGAGCGAAGAGTTAGTGCGAATTTTGCCACACATTAAGCGATTTGGTGTGAAAATCATCGCAATGGCAAGTAACAAAAATAGCTCTTTGGGGCGAATTTGCGACGAATTTATTAGCCTTAAAATCGAAAAAGAAGCGTGTCCTTTGGGGGCTGCGCCTACGGTTTCTACCACGCTAACACTTGCACTTGGTGATGCGTTAGCAGTGTGTTTGATGAGTGAGCGAAAATTTCAAAAAGAAGATTTTGCAAACTTCCACCCGGGCGGCAGTCTTGGCAAACGGCTATATCTAAAAGTCGCCGATGTCATGCGAACTAACGATTTGCCGATTGTTAGCGAAAGTGTTAGTCTAAAAGAAGCCATAAATGCGATGACGCACGGCAAACTAGGCACCGTTTTGCTAACTAACACTAACGGAAAACTAACGGCGATTTTAAGCGACGGCGACTTGCGACGGGCTTTGATGAGCGAGAATTTTAGCCTTGAAGAAAGCGCGATTAAATTTGCCACAAAATCGCCAAAAACCATTGAAAATTCGCAAATTTTAGCTTCCAAGGCGTTGGAGATGATAGAAAATTTCAAAATTCAGCTTCTTGCCGTAACTGATGAAAACGGCACCCCAATCGGCACCGTGCATATCCACGACCTTAAAAACATAGGGCTATAA
- a CDS encoding pseudouridine synthase, whose product MEKMRLNKFISHNTGYSRREADELIKNGKVSINGRVVSEFVEVSGEEKIRINRRLIKKKTEFSVIVYHKPKGELVTKKDDRGRKTIYDTLPNGFSKFVSIGRLDFASEGLLLLTDAPAIATALMKSDIEREYYLKVKGEVTDEVVTAIKEGFFAEDATKGAHSKSKIKSMEFKPFLAYRIMPSSGGYTKIKAIINEGQNRELRRFFGYFDLEVVDLKRTAFGRVTLGTLKPGKWRYLDSSEYDDLRDFLKENNVRY is encoded by the coding sequence ATGGAAAAAATGCGTTTAAATAAATTTATCTCGCACAATACAGGCTACTCACGCCGTGAAGCCGACGAGCTAATCAAAAACGGCAAAGTTAGCATAAACGGGCGAGTTGTTAGTGAGTTTGTAGAAGTTAGCGGTGAAGAAAAAATCCGTATAAATAGGCGTTTGATAAAGAAAAAAACCGAATTTAGCGTGATTGTCTATCACAAACCAAAGGGCGAGTTAGTCACCAAAAAAGACGATCGCGGTCGCAAGACGATTTACGACACTCTGCCAAATGGATTTTCTAAATTTGTTAGTATTGGACGGCTTGATTTTGCTAGTGAAGGGCTTTTGCTATTAACTGACGCCCCTGCAATTGCGACGGCTCTGATGAAAAGCGACATTGAAAGAGAGTATTATCTAAAAGTCAAAGGCGAAGTAACTGACGAAGTCGTAACAGCGATAAAAGAGGGCTTTTTTGCCGAAGATGCCACCAAAGGCGCACACTCAAAAAGCAAAATCAAATCAATGGAATTTAAGCCCTTTTTGGCGTATCGCATAATGCCAAGCAGCGGCGGATACACCAAAATCAAAGCTATCATAAACGAAGGGCAAAACAGAGAGTTAAGGCGGTTTTTTGGGTATTTTGACCTAGAAGTGGTGGATCTCAAACGCACGGCATTTGGGCGAGTTACGCTAGGGACTTTGAAGCCCGGAAAGTGGAGATATTTGGATAGCTCGGAATATGATGATTTGAGAGATTTTTTGAAAGAAAATAATGTGAGATATTGA
- the rlmN gene encoding 23S rRNA (adenine(2503)-C(2))-methyltransferase RlmN: protein MKNILDFTLDELSQIVTPKFRAKQIYEWIYKKGVKNFDEMLNLPKELRANLSENFYLDPVKCAKCEESIDGSKKYLFELKDGKTIESVLLPMKDEVADENGKISRHARYTICVSSQVGCKMGCAFCLTAKGGFVRNLTAGEIVGQILYIKIANQIPYERRVNVVYMGMGEPLDNLANVAKAVQILKENDGLAIAPRRQTISTSGLATQIKKLGEMDLGVLLAISLHAVTDELRAKLMPINKAYNIASVMDAVRNFPIDMRKRVMFEYLVMGGVNDSPSDAKTLVKLLHGIKAKVNLIYFNPHEGSPYLRPSTENMVKFQDYLSVHGVTCTIRQSKGLDISAACGQLKERSKNDRP, encoded by the coding sequence TTGAAAAATATACTTGATTTTACCCTTGATGAGCTTTCGCAAATCGTTACGCCAAAATTTAGAGCCAAGCAAATTTATGAGTGGATTTACAAAAAAGGCGTTAAAAATTTCGACGAAATGCTAAATTTGCCAAAGGAATTAAGAGCAAATTTAAGCGAAAATTTCTATTTAGACCCCGTAAAATGCGCAAAATGCGAAGAGAGTATCGACGGAAGCAAAAAATATCTTTTCGAGCTAAAAGACGGCAAAACCATAGAAAGCGTTTTGCTTCCTATGAAAGATGAAGTCGCCGATGAAAACGGCAAAATTTCACGCCATGCAAGATACACGATTTGTGTCAGTTCGCAAGTCGGTTGCAAAATGGGCTGTGCATTTTGCCTAACTGCCAAAGGCGGATTTGTGCGAAATCTCACAGCAGGTGAAATCGTCGGGCAAATTTTATACATAAAAATCGCAAACCAAATCCCTTACGAAAGACGCGTAAATGTCGTATATATGGGTATGGGTGAACCGCTTGATAACCTAGCAAATGTCGCAAAAGCCGTGCAAATTCTAAAAGAAAATGACGGCCTAGCTATCGCTCCGCGCCGTCAGACTATCAGCACGAGCGGTCTAGCCACGCAGATAAAAAAACTTGGCGAAATGGATTTGGGCGTGCTACTAGCCATTTCGCTTCACGCCGTAACCGACGAGCTTCGCGCCAAGCTAATGCCGATAAACAAAGCTTACAACATAGCTTCGGTTATGGACGCCGTGCGAAATTTCCCCATAGATATGCGAAAGCGAGTGATGTTCGAATACCTTGTCATGGGTGGCGTAAATGATAGCCCTAGCGACGCAAAAACCCTTGTAAAGCTACTTCACGGAATAAAAGCAAAGGTAAATTTGATATATTTTAACCCACACGAAGGAAGCCCGTATCTGCGCCCAAGCACTGAAAATATGGTGAAATTCCAAGATTATCTCAGTGTGCATGGCGTAACCTGCACGATTCGCCAAAGCAAGGGGCTAGACATTAGTGCGGCGTGCGGACAACTAAAAGAAAGAAGCAAAAATGACCGCCCTTGA
- a CDS encoding ribonuclease J has product MNEENKRDNERPFKKTNRFKKRKENLKKSLEKNESSGEEKSLNSTQNFTNNATNNATNNATNNATNKRTNTNAKSHKKGTKKLTNINGESAFDNFFADDSDGGEFFDDFFADDTAKNLNNLKNTNLQNNKKSGKNRKKSQNSKKANEATSSVENLANLSDENAIKSVQTSKQTKNSQGVNSQNGANLQNGANSQNGESAKNANSQNQSSQNEVNLQNGETQKQTNASKKSKKRKKSTQTIKLNGEEPWQKAIVSVIEANKAMHDLRLNPLKYMNGSNDCVKITPLGGLGEIGANMTIFETATSAIIVDVGMSFPDENMLGVDILIPDFDYVRKIKDKIQGIIITHAHEDHIGAMPYFFKEFQFPIYATPLPLGMISNKFEEHGLKSERSYFRPVEKRKIYEIGDFEVEFIHITHSIIDASALAITTKAGTIIHTGDFKIDHTPIDGYPTDLNRLAYYGDRGVLLLMSDSTNSHRDGVTKSESSVGRTFDTIFRNSHGRVIMSTFSSNIHRVYQAIERGVKYGRKVCVIGRSMERNLWTAIELGYVNLDKKIFIDPEEVDKYPENEVLIVTTGSQGETMSALYRMATDEHKYIKIKPTDQVIISAKAIPGNENSVSTVLNFLLKSGAKVAYQDFSEIHVSGHASIEEQKLIFSLVKPKFFLPVHGEYNHIVKHKETAMECGIDERNIYLMSDGDQMEVCQKYLKRVKTVKTGKVFIDNQINKQISDDIVKHRQNLADAGMVVIIAQIDKNEKSLIKTRVVSYGLVDEKQNGEFTKDMEAVIEQFLANLKNEILLDNRVLESQIRQAVRKHIFRKTKKYPTIVPVIYLM; this is encoded by the coding sequence ATGAACGAAGAAAACAAAAGAGATAACGAAAGACCATTTAAAAAGACAAATCGTTTCAAAAAACGCAAAGAAAATTTAAAAAAATCGTTAGAAAAAAATGAAAGTAGTGGCGAAGAAAAAAGCCTAAATTCTACGCAAAATTTCACTAACAACGCCACTAACAACGCCACTAACAACGCCACTAACAATGCCACTAACAAACGCACTAACACAAACGCTAAAAGCCACAAAAAAGGGACTAAAAAGCTAACTAACATTAACGGTGAGAGTGCGTTTGATAACTTTTTTGCCGACGATAGCGACGGGGGCGAATTTTTTGATGATTTTTTCGCTGATGACACGGCTAAAAACCTAAATAATCTAAAAAATACAAATTTGCAAAATAACAAAAAAAGTGGCAAAAATAGGAAAAAATCGCAAAATTCAAAAAAAGCTAACGAAGCGACAAGTAGCGTAGAAAATTTAGCAAATTTAAGCGATGAAAATGCGATAAAATCGGTGCAAACAAGCAAACAAACAAAAAATTCGCAAGGTGTGAATTCGCAAAACGGGGCGAATTTGCAAAACGGCGCAAATTCGCAAAACGGCGAAAGTGCGAAAAACGCAAATTCGCAAAATCAAAGTTCTCAAAATGAAGTAAATTTACAAAACGGCGAAACGCAAAAACAAACTAATGCTTCAAAAAAATCAAAAAAACGCAAAAAATCAACACAAACGATAAAATTAAACGGCGAAGAGCCGTGGCAAAAGGCGATTGTAAGCGTGATTGAAGCAAATAAGGCGATGCATGATTTGCGTTTAAATCCACTTAAATATATGAACGGAAGCAACGACTGCGTTAAAATCACGCCGCTTGGTGGCTTGGGCGAGATTGGCGCGAATATGACGATTTTTGAGACCGCAACGAGCGCGATTATCGTCGATGTGGGTATGAGCTTTCCTGATGAAAATATGCTAGGAGTTGATATTTTGATACCTGATTTTGACTATGTTCGCAAGATAAAAGATAAAATTCAAGGTATCATCATCACTCACGCGCACGAAGATCATATCGGTGCGATGCCGTATTTTTTCAAAGAATTTCAGTTTCCTATCTACGCTACGCCGCTGCCACTGGGTATGATTTCAAACAAATTTGAAGAACACGGCTTGAAATCGGAGCGAAGCTATTTTCGCCCTGTGGAAAAGCGAAAAATTTATGAAATCGGCGATTTTGAAGTGGAATTTATCCACATAACGCACTCGATTATCGACGCTTCTGCGTTAGCGATAACGACGAAAGCTGGAACCATTATCCACACAGGCGATTTTAAAATCGATCACACGCCGATTGACGGCTATCCGACGGATTTAAATCGTTTGGCGTATTACGGCGATAGGGGCGTTTTATTGCTTATGAGCGATAGCACAAATTCGCACCGCGATGGCGTAACGAAGTCTGAAAGCTCAGTCGGTCGCACATTTGATACGATTTTTAGAAATTCTCATGGGCGTGTGATTATGAGCACATTTAGTTCAAATATCCACCGCGTTTATCAGGCGATCGAACGGGGCGTGAAATATGGTCGCAAGGTTTGCGTCATTGGGCGAAGTATGGAGCGAAACCTTTGGACTGCGATCGAGCTTGGTTATGTAAATTTAGATAAAAAGATTTTCATTGACCCAGAAGAGGTCGATAAATACCCTGAAAATGAAGTTTTAATCGTAACCACAGGCTCTCAGGGCGAAACCATGAGCGCACTATATCGCATGGCAACCGATGAGCATAAATACATAAAAATCAAGCCAACCGATCAGGTTATCATCTCAGCAAAAGCGATTCCGGGTAACGAAAATAGCGTTTCAACCGTGCTAAATTTCTTGCTAAAAAGTGGCGCAAAAGTGGCGTATCAAGATTTTAGTGAAATTCATGTTAGTGGCCACGCTTCCATAGAAGAGCAAAAGCTGATTTTCTCGCTAGTTAAGCCGAAATTTTTCTTACCCGTTCATGGCGAATACAACCATATAGTTAAACACAAAGAAACGGCTATGGAGTGCGGAATTGATGAGCGAAATATCTATCTTATGAGTGACGGCGATCAAATGGAAGTTTGCCAAAAGTATTTGAAGCGAGTAAAAACCGTTAAAACGGGCAAAGTTTTCATCGATAATCAAATCAACAAGCAAATTTCAGACGACATTGTAAAACATAGACAAAACCTAGCCGATGCAGGAATGGTCGTCATCATCGCGCAAATCGATAAAAACGAAAAAAGCCTAATCAAAACGCGCGTTGTGAGCTATGGGCTTGTTGATGAGAAGCAAAACGGCGAATTTACAAAGGATATGGAAGCCGTTATCGAGCAGTTTTTAGCGAATTTGAAAAATGAAATTTTGCTTGATAACCGCGTGTTGGAGTCGCAAATTCGCCAAGCCGTGCGAAAGCACATTTTTAGAAAAACGAAAAAATATCCGACAATCGTGCCGGTTATTTACCTAATGTAA
- the rsmA gene encoding 16S rRNA (adenine(1518)-N(6)/adenine(1519)-N(6))-dimethyltransferase RsmA codes for MIKAKKEFGQNFLKDSVILDKIVQAIPNDTSNIVEIGPGLGDLTLRLLKISKVKSYEIDRDLEKILTAKFADELENGRFELVLGDALEIWQNGGLSEKKYFLAANLPYYVATNLILRAIDDDNCLGFVVMVQKEVALKFCATSKNSKFGAISVLANLFGVCEFLFEVPPLAFEPPPKVTSAVMRLVKNEFLSEHKKFANLDEYAEFKGFLRICFSAPRKTLFKNLSSKFDKNLLNEIFANLQISQTIRSHELDFALFLKIFKNLKVENERRKQKR; via the coding sequence ATGATTAAAGCGAAAAAAGAATTCGGACAAAATTTTTTAAAAGATAGCGTTATTTTGGATAAAATCGTCCAAGCGATTCCCAACGATACGAGCAATATCGTTGAAATTGGGCCTGGCTTGGGTGATTTAACTCTAAGACTTTTAAAAATTTCAAAAGTTAAAAGTTACGAGATAGATAGAGATTTAGAAAAAATTTTAACCGCAAAATTTGCCGATGAGCTAGAAAATGGGCGTTTTGAGCTTGTTTTGGGCGATGCGTTAGAGATTTGGCAAAACGGCGGTTTAAGCGAAAAAAAATATTTTTTGGCTGCAAATTTGCCGTATTATGTGGCTACAAATCTGATTTTAAGGGCGATTGACGATGATAATTGCCTTGGATTTGTGGTTATGGTGCAAAAAGAAGTTGCATTGAAATTTTGTGCGACAAGCAAAAATAGCAAATTTGGCGCGATTTCGGTTTTGGCAAATTTATTTGGGGTGTGCGAGTTTTTATTTGAAGTGCCGCCACTTGCCTTTGAGCCGCCGCCAAAGGTAACTTCGGCAGTAATGCGTTTAGTAAAAAATGAATTTTTGAGCGAGCATAAAAAATTCGCAAATTTAGACGAATATGCCGAATTTAAGGGCTTTTTGCGTATTTGTTTTTCTGCGCCGAGAAAGACACTTTTTAAAAATTTATCGTCAAAATTTGACAAAAATTTGCTAAATGAAATTTTCGCAAATTTGCAAATTTCGCAAACTATCAGATCTCACGAGTTAGATTTCGCCTTGTTTTTAAAAATTTTTAAAAATTTAAAGGTAGAAAATGAACGAAGAAAACAAAAGAGATAA